From a region of the Acinetobacter calcoaceticus genome:
- a CDS encoding LysE family translocator → MWQLYGHEFLTLALIHFLAVILPGPDFVVTVRQSVRYGYLIGCLTAIGIGVGISVHVFYTLVGIGFLIQQSEWLMSLIRTAGAAYLLYLGWQCLRSQPNSNIEINDQADTDTPSLFKAFTMGFLTNALNPKATIFFLAIFTTIVSVTTPMKVQIFYGVWMCLVNAIWFMVVSVMFAHPIVRKRFLEFGVYFERVMGLLLIGIALRLIWGLFV, encoded by the coding sequence ATGTGGCAGTTGTATGGGCATGAGTTTTTAACACTGGCACTCATTCACTTTTTGGCAGTGATTTTACCGGGACCAGATTTTGTGGTTACGGTAAGACAAAGTGTACGTTATGGCTACTTAATTGGATGTCTGACTGCGATTGGTATTGGTGTTGGAATTTCGGTTCATGTGTTTTATACGCTTGTTGGCATTGGTTTTTTGATTCAACAAAGCGAATGGCTCATGTCTCTTATCAGAACAGCGGGAGCGGCTTATTTGCTGTATTTAGGATGGCAATGTTTGCGTAGTCAGCCGAATAGCAATATTGAGATTAATGATCAAGCAGATACAGATACTCCGAGTTTATTTAAAGCCTTTACGATGGGTTTTCTCACCAATGCATTGAATCCAAAAGCCACGATCTTTTTTCTGGCGATTTTCACTACGATTGTGAGTGTAACAACCCCCATGAAAGTTCAGATCTTTTATGGTGTATGGATGTGTCTGGTTAATGCGATCTGGTTTATGGTGGTGAGTGTAATGTTTGCTCATCCAATAGTACGTAAACGATTTTTGGAGTTTGGTGTTTATTTTGAGAGGGTGATGGGGCTGTTGTTAATTGGGATTGCATTGAGATTGATTTGGGGATTGTTTGTTTAA
- a CDS encoding family 2A encapsulin nanocompartment cargo protein cysteine desulfurase: MTTQLTTSNLQGSPTGSELAGAHPPSNFPDESTIARLANEFFSALPSSGSSASSSGLNLDLPVGTPPHPPQPGEPFSALSGRAPNIAFQKSLNPEYPEHIPNLPDYPERRIVASAPVVGGANLPRPPFEPHLPQAVHSEPNVPRIEPNLPTGAGESPYYFLNDFSVPNAAEPSVTGVEDNYSIAQSFQLPHGNQLKSLLIEDRFAADTPAKTPPSSGFYFLDLPQSGQSYSHYQPSQPTFVASSAQPLDVHAIRRDFPILQERVNGRPLVWFDNAATTQKPQRVIDRIAYFYQHENSNIHRAAHELAARATDAYEHARNVVARFIGAPSSKEIIFVRGTTEGINLIAKTWGEQNIGEGDEIIVSHLEHHANIVPWYQLTKKTGAKLRVIPVDDTGQIILEELPKLINERTKLLSITQVSNALGTVTPVAEVIKIAHAKGVRVLVDGAQSVSHIPTDVQALDADFFVFSGHKVFGPTGIGAVYAKPELLETMPVWEGGGNMIQDVTFEQVVYQPAPNKFEAGTGNIADAVGLGAALEYVESLGIHNIASYEHDLLEYGQNALSSVSGLRLIGTAHNKASVMSFTLQGYSTEQVGKALNQHGIAVRSGHHCAQPILRRFGVEQTVRPSLAFYNTTEEIDLLVSVLHQLTRNKRTV; encoded by the coding sequence ATGACTACCCAGTTAACTACAAGTAATCTGCAAGGTAGTCCAACAGGGTCGGAATTGGCTGGTGCTCACCCACCATCCAACTTCCCCGATGAATCTACCATTGCCCGTCTTGCCAATGAGTTTTTTTCAGCATTGCCAAGTTCAGGCAGTTCGGCTTCTTCATCGGGACTCAATCTGGACTTACCTGTGGGTACACCACCACATCCACCACAACCGGGTGAACCATTTTCGGCACTCAGTGGTCGCGCACCTAATATCGCCTTTCAGAAAAGTCTTAATCCGGAATATCCTGAGCATATTCCAAATTTGCCAGACTATCCTGAACGTCGGATTGTCGCTTCTGCACCTGTGGTTGGTGGTGCAAATTTACCTCGTCCTCCATTTGAGCCACATTTGCCACAAGCTGTTCATAGTGAGCCGAATGTGCCACGTATTGAACCAAACTTACCGACGGGTGCTGGTGAATCACCTTATTATTTTTTAAATGATTTTTCTGTTCCAAATGCAGCAGAACCTTCTGTTACTGGTGTTGAAGATAACTATTCAATTGCGCAGTCTTTTCAGTTGCCGCATGGCAACCAGCTAAAGTCTTTACTCATTGAAGATCGTTTTGCAGCTGACACACCAGCAAAAACCCCACCAAGCTCTGGATTTTACTTTTTAGACTTACCACAAAGCGGGCAAAGTTATAGTCACTATCAACCATCTCAACCTACCTTTGTAGCAAGTAGTGCTCAGCCCTTAGATGTGCATGCCATTCGTCGTGATTTCCCAATTTTGCAGGAACGCGTCAATGGTCGCCCACTGGTCTGGTTTGACAATGCTGCAACTACACAAAAACCGCAGCGTGTGATTGATCGAATTGCTTATTTTTATCAGCATGAAAACTCGAACATTCACCGTGCTGCACATGAGTTGGCTGCTCGTGCAACCGACGCCTATGAACATGCACGAAATGTAGTTGCCCGTTTTATTGGTGCACCCTCTTCCAAAGAAATTATCTTTGTTCGAGGAACCACTGAAGGCATTAACCTGATTGCAAAAACATGGGGTGAACAAAATATTGGTGAAGGTGATGAAATTATTGTTTCTCACTTAGAACACCATGCCAATATTGTGCCTTGGTATCAACTCACTAAAAAAACTGGAGCAAAATTACGAGTCATTCCTGTTGATGACACGGGTCAAATTATTTTAGAAGAGCTGCCAAAACTGATTAATGAACGCACTAAACTGCTGTCTATTACTCAAGTGTCTAATGCTTTGGGAACAGTTACCCCTGTTGCTGAAGTCATTAAAATTGCCCATGCCAAAGGTGTACGGGTTTTAGTGGACGGCGCTCAATCTGTTTCGCATATACCCACTGATGTTCAGGCCCTTGATGCAGACTTTTTTGTGTTCTCTGGGCATAAAGTGTTTGGTCCAACAGGTATTGGTGCAGTCTATGCGAAACCAGAACTGTTAGAAACCATGCCAGTTTGGGAAGGTGGCGGCAACATGATTCAGGACGTCACCTTTGAACAGGTGGTTTACCAACCTGCACCAAACAAGTTTGAAGCTGGAACTGGAAACATTGCTGATGCAGTCGGTTTAGGGGCAGCACTTGAATATGTAGAAAGTTTAGGTATTCATAACATTGCAAGCTATGAACATGATTTGCTTGAATATGGTCAAAATGCGCTTAGCAGTGTGTCTGGTTTACGCCTCATCGGAACTGCTCACAATAAAGCCAGTGTCATGTCGTTTACGTTACAAGGTTATTCAACTGAACAGGTTGGTAAGGCTTTAAACCAACATGGTATTGCTGTACGTTCAGGTCATCACTGTGCACAGCCAATTTTACGTCGTTTTGGTGTGGAACAAACCGTGCGCCCGTCTTTAGCTTTTTATAATACAACTGAAGAAATTGATTTATTGGTGTCTGTTTTACACCAGTTAACACGTAATAAGCGTACTGTTTAA
- a CDS encoding LysE family translocator, which translates to MEIFLYTLSVMYSPGPVNFMGLNAGLTGQFKKTIYFFMGVGCAMLMLFMIFGYAGAAIIPQKALHYIALLGACYTFYLAFQMLKADIDINNEATEIQTLSFWNGFWIQTLNPKGILVILPVTTIMYPTAHITGIQIFLVSLLISIGAAGAPCLYSWAGAMLGKKIKNKIWFNRLNKTMAMMLIISGIFMLYDFLKGMNLV; encoded by the coding sequence ATGGAAATCTTTCTTTATACCTTAAGTGTGATGTATAGCCCCGGCCCAGTAAATTTCATGGGTTTGAATGCGGGACTTACAGGACAGTTCAAAAAAACGATTTATTTTTTTATGGGTGTCGGCTGTGCAATGCTGATGTTATTCATGATTTTTGGATACGCAGGTGCGGCTATCATTCCACAAAAAGCCCTGCACTATATTGCCTTGCTCGGCGCATGTTATACATTTTATCTTGCGTTTCAGATGTTAAAGGCAGATATCGATATTAATAATGAAGCCACTGAAATTCAGACACTTTCTTTCTGGAATGGCTTTTGGATACAAACTTTAAATCCAAAAGGGATTTTGGTTATTTTGCCAGTAACCACGATCATGTACCCAACAGCACACATCACTGGTATTCAAATCTTCTTAGTATCGTTGCTCATTTCGATTGGTGCAGCGGGTGCGCCCTGTCTTTACTCTTGGGCAGGTGCAATGTTAGGCAAAAAAATTAAAAATAAAATTTGGTTTAATCGTTTAAATAAAACCATGGCAATGATGCTAATCATCTCTGGCATATTTATGCTTTACGATTTCTTGAAAGGCATGAATCTAGTTTGA
- a CDS encoding rhodanese-like domain-containing protein, with product MNAKLNTEAPQSFISDGSNTSFSTKDILSKAQQYAQAHELNFSGSLSPNDAWQLVQNGQAVLVDVRTNEERKFVGYIPESIHVAWATGTSFNRNPRFLKELESKVGKDKTILLLCRSGNRSALAAEAAFNAGFEHIYNVLEGFEGDLDDQQQRNQKNGWRIHQLPWQQD from the coding sequence ATGAATGCTAAATTAAATACAGAAGCCCCTCAAAGCTTTATCTCAGATGGTTCAAATACATCCTTTTCAACTAAAGATATTCTTTCTAAAGCACAGCAATATGCACAAGCGCATGAACTTAATTTTAGTGGAAGTTTATCACCCAACGACGCATGGCAGCTCGTTCAAAATGGTCAAGCTGTTTTAGTTGATGTACGCACCAATGAAGAACGCAAATTTGTAGGATATATTCCTGAAAGTATTCATGTTGCATGGGCAACAGGCACCTCTTTCAATCGTAATCCACGCTTTTTAAAAGAACTCGAATCGAAAGTTGGAAAAGATAAAACCATTCTTTTGTTATGTCGTAGTGGTAACCGTTCAGCACTCGCAGCCGAAGCCGCATTTAATGCCGGTTTTGAGCACATTTATAACGTTCTTGAAGGCTTTGAAGGTGACCTAGACGATCAGCAGCAGCGTAATCAAAAGAATGGCTGGCGTATTCATCAACTCCCTTGGCAACAAGACTAA
- the epsC gene encoding serine O-acetyltransferase EpsC — MNQGKLVTQWNINAVVQGLQQARHDWRQQQHRIKEFGGRELPSKEALKAILDDLCGILFPMRLGPADLRQETEDSYIAYTLNRVLTALHAQVQLALNYEAKRHLGHLSATQQPQELAQNIVQDFANTLPSIRRLLDGDVRAAYEGDPAAHSVDEVLLCYPGIFAIIHHRIAHQLYAQVPLLSRIISELAHSATGIDIHPGAQIGKGFFIDHGTGVVIGETSVIGERVRIYQAVTLGAKRFETTDDGALKKDYTRHPIVEDEVVIYAGATILGRITIGRGSIIGGNVWLTHSIAAGSQILQSPNESYQKNHIAG; from the coding sequence GTGAATCAAGGAAAGCTTGTGACTCAATGGAACATTAATGCTGTTGTACAGGGTTTACAACAAGCAAGGCATGACTGGCGTCAGCAACAGCACAGAATCAAAGAATTCGGTGGCCGTGAACTTCCATCTAAAGAAGCTTTAAAAGCCATTTTAGATGATCTCTGCGGCATTTTATTTCCAATGCGTTTAGGTCCTGCTGACTTACGCCAAGAAACTGAAGACTCTTATATTGCCTATACCTTAAATCGGGTACTGACTGCATTACATGCTCAAGTACAACTGGCTTTAAATTATGAGGCAAAGCGTCATTTGGGTCATTTAAGTGCAACCCAACAGCCACAAGAGCTTGCTCAAAATATTGTTCAAGATTTTGCTAATACTTTGCCTTCCATACGACGACTTTTAGATGGAGATGTACGTGCGGCCTACGAAGGTGATCCAGCGGCACATAGCGTAGACGAAGTATTACTCTGCTATCCGGGCATATTTGCGATTATTCATCACCGAATTGCACATCAGCTCTATGCCCAAGTGCCACTATTGTCTCGCATTATTTCTGAGTTAGCACACTCTGCAACGGGAATTGATATCCACCCAGGTGCGCAAATTGGAAAGGGCTTTTTTATAGACCATGGTACTGGTGTAGTAATTGGGGAAACTAGTGTGATTGGGGAGCGTGTCCGTATTTATCAAGCTGTAACACTTGGGGCAAAACGCTTTGAAACTACTGATGATGGTGCTTTGAAAAAAGATTATACGCGCCATCCAATTGTTGAAGATGAAGTCGTGATCTATGCAGGTGCCACTATTTTAGGCCGTATTACGATTGGTCGAGGGTCCATTATTGGGGGAAATGTCTGGCTGACACATAGTATTGCCGCAGGTAGCCAGATTTTACAGTCACCAAATGAGTCTTATCAAAAAAATCATATTGCCGGTTAA
- a CDS encoding AraC family transcriptional regulator, with protein sequence MIELPNTNDWIVRNTDSNSLERIEAFFTDHAYESHRHDTFAIGRTLTGVQSFHYRGEMKHSLPGMTMVLHPDEKHDGEAGSQDGFRYRMVYVEPATLQEIMNGKPLPFFENGLSQDPRLFKATDVLLQGIDQHIDALENQDALYDLATALYEISDKKQRTSHSYDYVAAERAREFIHASLYENISLDDIEKNVGRDRWSLSRDFRLLFGTSPHRYMTMRRLEVVKSCLMYGESLTQASLIAGFFDQSHMTRHFLKAFGLTPARWRMINKLSS encoded by the coding sequence GTGATTGAACTGCCCAATACAAATGATTGGATTGTCAGGAACACTGATTCTAATAGTCTGGAACGAATCGAAGCATTTTTTACAGATCATGCTTACGAATCGCATCGCCATGATACATTTGCAATTGGTCGAACATTAACCGGTGTTCAAAGTTTTCATTATCGGGGAGAGATGAAACATAGCTTGCCGGGAATGACCATGGTTTTACATCCTGATGAGAAACATGATGGAGAAGCAGGTTCACAAGATGGTTTTAGATATCGGATGGTGTACGTAGAACCTGCCACACTACAAGAAATTATGAATGGCAAACCTTTACCATTTTTTGAAAATGGCTTGAGTCAGGACCCTCGCTTATTTAAGGCAACAGATGTTTTATTGCAAGGAATAGACCAACATATCGATGCTTTAGAAAACCAAGATGCTTTATATGATTTAGCAACTGCACTTTATGAAATTTCTGATAAAAAACAGAGAACGTCTCATTCGTATGACTATGTTGCAGCGGAGCGCGCTAGAGAATTTATACATGCCTCTTTGTATGAAAATATCTCTTTAGATGATATTGAAAAAAATGTTGGACGAGACCGTTGGAGCCTTTCACGCGACTTTCGACTGCTATTTGGTACAAGTCCCCATCGGTATATGACCATGCGTAGGCTGGAAGTTGTAAAGTCGTGCCTGATGTATGGCGAATCATTAACTCAAGCTTCATTAATTGCTGGATTTTTTGATCAAAGCCACATGACACGTCATTTTCTAAAAGCATTTGGCTTGACTCCAGCCAGATGGCGGATGATCAATAAGTTATCTTCCTAA
- a CDS encoding alanyl-tRNA editing protein, giving the protein MTQALYLTGALAAEVEVLACNSCEDGRFAVHLSATPFHPQGGGQPSDTGKIAEVDVVHVAIEQGEIIHYCTQPVELGVAFAQVDEAVRHYHSRLHSAGHLLGHVMHLFGWQAVKAQHWPHDARVQFIALDTAQQLDAQMLEQHCLQYIQANLPANLQQHADGFREIGFGEFSAFPCGGTHVAALGDIGFIEIQSYQIKKGKLSVSYGVAKETE; this is encoded by the coding sequence ATGACGCAAGCATTGTATTTAACAGGTGCTCTTGCCGCTGAGGTTGAAGTTCTAGCGTGTAATTCTTGTGAAGATGGGCGTTTTGCCGTGCATTTATCGGCAACCCCATTTCATCCTCAAGGTGGCGGTCAACCGAGTGATACGGGCAAAATCGCAGAAGTTGATGTAGTGCATGTAGCGATTGAACAAGGGGAAATTATTCATTACTGCACACAACCTGTTGAGTTGGGAGTGGCTTTTGCACAAGTGGATGAAGCAGTACGTCATTATCATAGCCGCTTACATTCAGCAGGGCATTTGCTTGGACATGTAATGCATCTATTTGGCTGGCAAGCTGTAAAAGCACAACACTGGCCACATGATGCACGAGTTCAGTTCATTGCTTTGGATACAGCTCAGCAGTTAGATGCTCAAATGCTTGAACAGCATTGTTTACAATATATTCAGGCTAATTTACCAGCCAATCTTCAGCAACATGCAGATGGTTTTCGTGAAATCGGTTTTGGTGAGTTTTCTGCATTTCCATGTGGCGGGACTCATGTTGCAGCATTGGGGGATATTGGTTTTATAGAAATTCAGTCCTATCAGATTAAGAAAGGAAAGCTCAGTGTTAGCTATGGCGTTGCCAAGGAGACTGAATAA
- a CDS encoding family 2A encapsulin nanocompartment shell protein, whose protein sequence is MAKNTDKAQLALGDHAARQLANATKTAPQLSTITPRWLTHLLQWLPVEAGIYRLNRVNNTDDIQVACTQRDEATLPQTFVDYDPQPREYFLNGVSTVLDVHTRVADLYSSPHDQIKEQLRLTIETIKERQESELINNPEYGLLASVTDDQRISTLNGPPTPDDLDDLLRKVWKEPGFFLAHPDAISAFGRECTRRGVPPPTVSLFGSQFITWRGIPLIPSNKIPVEDGKTKILLLRVGEKRQGIVGLFQPGLAGEQSPGLSVRFMGINRNAIASYLISLYCSLAVLTDDALAVLDDVEVDKYHDYPVNYK, encoded by the coding sequence ATGGCGAAAAATACTGATAAAGCACAACTTGCGCTGGGGGACCATGCAGCTCGCCAACTGGCCAATGCAACCAAGACAGCTCCTCAACTTTCTACAATTACTCCCAGATGGCTAACTCACTTACTTCAATGGCTTCCTGTTGAAGCAGGTATTTATCGTCTAAACCGTGTGAATAATACCGATGACATTCAAGTGGCTTGCACACAACGTGATGAAGCGACTTTACCTCAAACTTTTGTTGATTATGACCCACAGCCACGCGAATACTTTTTAAATGGTGTATCGACTGTTCTGGATGTACATACACGTGTTGCTGACCTTTACAGCAGCCCACACGATCAAATTAAAGAACAGCTTCGTTTAACGATTGAAACCATTAAAGAACGTCAAGAAAGTGAGCTTATCAATAACCCTGAATACGGTTTACTGGCAAGTGTGACAGATGACCAACGTATTTCGACTTTAAATGGCCCACCGACCCCAGATGATTTAGATGATTTATTACGTAAAGTCTGGAAAGAACCCGGCTTTTTTCTTGCCCATCCAGATGCGATTTCAGCTTTTGGCCGCGAATGTACACGCCGTGGCGTACCGCCTCCAACAGTGAGTTTATTCGGTTCACAATTTATTACATGGCGCGGGATTCCCCTTATTCCATCTAATAAAATTCCGGTAGAAGATGGCAAAACTAAAATCTTACTGCTTCGTGTCGGTGAAAAACGTCAAGGTATTGTCGGCTTATTCCAACCGGGGCTTGCAGGTGAACAGTCACCGGGGCTTTCAGTGCGTTTTATGGGCATTAACCGTAACGCGATTGCATCTTATCTCATCTCTTTATATTGCTCGCTTGCAGTATTGACTGATGATGCTTTGGCAGTATTAGATGATGTGGAGGTGGACAAATATCATGACTACCCAGTTAACTACAAGTAA
- a CDS encoding LysR family transcriptional regulator translates to MSTNQSLVLLNEMATFVKVVESGSFSETARQLGTTPSAISRAIARLERALGTRLLYRTTRKLRLSESGQQVYQRCLDMVNAAQAVMESSGQFHVEPQGIIRLSVPKAVGHFMIHPHLPEFLERYPKIDIQMLLEDRYVDLIDDEVDLALRITEQPSGGLMGRKLIDIYHLICATPEYLEKHGIPTHPHDLKQHECIYLGEQISDSKWKFQQGNKSISVAVRGRYAANHTGVRLSAALQHLGVASLPYFVARHALQQQTLVQVLPDWDFKTYYSGGLWLLYPPTRHVPPKLSVFIQYLADKLAAEPTLFKFK, encoded by the coding sequence ATGAGCACAAATCAAAGTTTAGTTCTTTTAAATGAAATGGCGACTTTCGTTAAAGTGGTCGAGTCAGGGAGTTTTTCTGAAACGGCTCGACAACTCGGTACTACACCATCTGCGATAAGCCGTGCGATTGCTCGCTTAGAACGTGCTTTAGGAACCCGCTTACTTTATCGAACCACACGAAAGCTTCGTTTGAGTGAAAGTGGTCAACAGGTCTATCAACGTTGTTTAGATATGGTCAATGCGGCACAGGCAGTGATGGAAAGTTCGGGCCAATTTCATGTTGAACCGCAAGGAATCATTCGTCTGAGTGTTCCAAAAGCCGTTGGACATTTTATGATTCATCCACATTTACCTGAGTTTTTAGAACGTTATCCAAAAATTGATATTCAAATGCTTTTAGAAGACCGTTACGTTGACTTAATTGATGATGAAGTTGATTTAGCGCTTCGAATTACAGAGCAACCCTCTGGCGGCCTAATGGGACGAAAACTCATTGATATCTATCACTTGATTTGTGCTACTCCTGAATATTTAGAAAAACATGGCATACCAACCCATCCTCATGACTTAAAACAGCATGAATGTATCTATTTGGGTGAACAAATCAGTGATTCAAAATGGAAATTTCAACAAGGGAATAAGTCGATTAGTGTTGCCGTGCGGGGCCGCTATGCTGCAAATCATACTGGTGTTCGTTTAAGCGCAGCCCTACAGCATTTAGGAGTAGCCAGCTTACCCTACTTTGTTGCGCGCCATGCTTTACAACAACAGACTTTGGTTCAAGTTTTACCCGACTGGGATTTTAAGACCTATTACAGCGGTGGGCTGTGGTTACTCTATCCGCCAACACGCCACGTACCGCCTAAATTAAGTGTATTTATTCAATATTTGGCAGATAAATTGGCAGCAGAGCCGACTTTATTTAAGTTCAAATAA